In Ruania zhangjianzhongii, the following proteins share a genomic window:
- a CDS encoding DUF5701 family protein, whose product MPQTPSADHTPGLPALRTQAENLIALGITKSAGLSAADLHTFTTQAGADRQDALLVIHHSLAPASALTPLLRRGDKPGFVVTDMPDVDQFTPYAAEIPDAPMYLVHGLDRGDHLANWSPEEALPELTGKNRTPLLLTEGIHWVLQQADALARNQCFMTIGSRLRKANGNYDARTPAVWISNGTGRDGRERRNAPKVGWCWWRNRHTWLGFGSTTGREAPAPDPTTL is encoded by the coding sequence GTGCCCCAGACTCCGTCCGCCGACCACACTCCCGGCCTCCCCGCGCTACGCACTCAGGCGGAGAACCTGATCGCCCTCGGCATCACCAAGTCCGCCGGCCTGTCCGCGGCCGATCTCCACACGTTCACCACGCAGGCGGGCGCCGATCGCCAGGACGCGCTCCTGGTGATCCATCACAGCCTCGCACCAGCCTCTGCCCTCACCCCGCTCCTCCGCCGCGGCGACAAGCCCGGCTTCGTGGTGACGGACATGCCCGATGTGGACCAGTTCACCCCGTATGCGGCCGAGATCCCCGACGCACCGATGTACCTCGTGCACGGCCTCGACCGCGGCGACCACCTCGCCAACTGGAGCCCCGAGGAAGCGCTGCCCGAGCTCACCGGGAAAAACCGGACGCCCCTCCTGCTCACCGAAGGGATCCACTGGGTGCTGCAGCAGGCCGATGCGCTCGCGCGCAACCAGTGCTTCATGACGATCGGCTCCCGGCTGCGCAAGGCGAACGGCAACTACGACGCCCGCACGCCCGCCGTCTGGATCAGCAACGGCACCGGCCGGGACGGCCGCGAGCGCCGCAACGCTCCGAAGGTCGGCTGGTGCTGGTGGCGCAACCGGCACACCTGGCTCGGCTTCGGCTCCACCACCGGACGCGAGGCGCCCGCGCCTGATCCGACCACACTCTGA
- a CDS encoding TetR/AcrR family transcriptional regulator, translating to MSSGSAGGAVPGLRESKKQATRQQISDHATRLFLAQGFEQTTIAEIATSAGVAAKTVTNYFARKEDLALDRQDEFVSSLAAAVASRRSGQSALAALRTAFDGAVQVQDPVAGFSGPSFARMVAQSPTLTARLRRLHDEREVALVEALADAVGRGPADIEVRTAGAVLGAVHRILFQRIQELTLGGERAELIADAVAADAAQAFGLLEPALGEFAVAP from the coding sequence GTGTCGAGCGGGTCTGCCGGGGGTGCTGTCCCTGGGTTGCGGGAGAGTAAGAAGCAGGCGACCCGGCAGCAGATCTCCGATCACGCGACCCGGCTGTTTCTCGCGCAGGGCTTCGAGCAGACAACCATCGCCGAGATCGCCACGTCCGCCGGCGTGGCGGCGAAGACGGTGACGAACTACTTCGCGCGCAAGGAGGATCTCGCTCTCGACCGGCAGGACGAGTTCGTGAGCTCGCTGGCCGCGGCTGTTGCCTCCCGGCGCTCCGGTCAGTCCGCGCTCGCCGCACTGCGGACCGCGTTCGACGGCGCCGTCCAGGTGCAGGACCCGGTCGCCGGTTTCTCCGGGCCGAGCTTTGCCCGCATGGTCGCGCAGAGCCCAACGCTCACCGCGCGGCTGCGCCGGTTGCACGACGAGCGCGAGGTGGCGCTGGTCGAGGCGCTCGCTGATGCAGTAGGTAGGGGACCCGCCGATATCGAGGTGCGTACCGCGGGTGCGGTGCTCGGGGCGGTGCACCGGATCCTGTTCCAGCGGATCCAGGAGCTCACCCTCGGTGGGGAGCGCGCGGAGCTGATCGCGGACGCTGTTGCGGCGGATGCTGCGCAGGCCTTCGGCCTGCTCGAACCGGCTCTCGGCGAGTTCGCCGTAGCCCCCTGA
- a CDS encoding AMIN-like domain-containing (lipo)protein, translating to MWRARFVAAACGALLLVSGCTPADTDPTPPEPSPTSQNNTSDVGQSSSDDDAEYIGALGPASEEFDPDVFHRAADYHGLIQCQMSNGLILTAIELEAVDESTDRLTLEYSDPDRSTTRGPGVWVEPTESARQPATGEELDFDGEAIASFSIVGVSWKPGRDLGSDVYAPKATGGPIADVRYFEGSGGGHGLYVGFTSSDARIRTHTETDPYRVVIEVRTP from the coding sequence GTGTGGCGTGCGAGGTTCGTGGCCGCCGCCTGTGGGGCGTTGCTACTGGTATCCGGTTGCACACCTGCTGATACCGATCCGACACCTCCCGAGCCATCCCCGACATCTCAGAACAACACCAGCGATGTTGGCCAGTCCTCGTCGGACGATGATGCGGAGTACATCGGTGCGCTGGGGCCTGCCAGTGAAGAGTTCGACCCGGACGTGTTCCACCGCGCGGCCGATTACCACGGTCTGATCCAGTGCCAGATGAGTAATGGGTTGATTCTGACCGCGATTGAACTCGAGGCAGTGGACGAGAGCACCGATCGGCTGACGCTGGAGTACAGCGATCCAGACCGGTCAACCACACGGGGGCCCGGCGTGTGGGTTGAACCGACCGAGAGCGCGCGTCAGCCCGCGACCGGGGAGGAGCTGGACTTCGATGGCGAGGCGATTGCGTCGTTCTCGATCGTGGGTGTGAGTTGGAAGCCCGGTCGAGACCTGGGCAGTGACGTCTATGCGCCGAAGGCGACTGGGGGACCGATTGCGGATGTGCGCTACTTCGAGGGCAGCGGTGGCGGCCACGGCCTCTACGTCGGTTTCACGAGCAGCGACGCCAGGATCCGCACTCACACCGAGACGGACCCGTACCGAGTGGTCATCGAGGTGCGAACTCCCTGA
- a CDS encoding type IV toxin-antitoxin system AbiEi family antitoxin domain-containing protein: MRRLADLPPTFSTEVALTHGVHPRDLYAWRDEGSILQLSRGVFRRADALPASYPDALAVAYRTPRAIVCCVSAAVVHELTDEMPATTQIAVPKRSHAPQIDYPPVTVFRFEERTFPVGLSSFEAAPDERVRVYDAARTVTDLMRFRRRFGEPVAHAALHRYLGSGGRPALLLEYAQALGVLGPMRAALDVASAR; this comes from the coding sequence ATGAGGAGATTGGCTGATCTGCCTCCCACCTTCAGCACGGAGGTAGCGCTGACGCATGGGGTGCATCCGCGTGACCTCTATGCCTGGCGCGACGAGGGCAGCATCCTCCAACTGTCCCGGGGAGTGTTCCGCCGGGCGGATGCTCTACCGGCGTCGTATCCCGACGCCCTGGCCGTGGCTTACAGGACGCCTCGCGCGATCGTGTGTTGCGTGTCGGCGGCAGTGGTCCATGAACTGACAGACGAGATGCCGGCTACCACGCAGATCGCGGTCCCGAAGCGATCTCATGCCCCGCAGATCGACTACCCGCCGGTGACGGTTTTCCGCTTCGAGGAGCGGACCTTCCCGGTGGGCTTGTCCTCGTTCGAGGCAGCCCCGGATGAACGGGTACGGGTTTACGACGCTGCCAGGACTGTGACGGACCTGATGCGTTTCCGGCGCAGGTTTGGCGAGCCGGTGGCGCACGCTGCCCTGCACCGTTACCTCGGCTCGGGTGGTCGCCCGGCGCTGCTGCTGGAGTACGCGCAGGCTCTCGGCGTTCTCGGACCGATGCGCGCAGCCCTCGATGTAGCGAGCGCCCGATGA
- a CDS encoding helix-turn-helix domain-containing protein, producing MSDTTPITPYLTVPEVAEALSCSPDTVRRLIARGEMRAVRFGRLIRVATGEVARAGRPVSRLSRSWDAAIPASKDRAPSGRRPGETWQQWSTRRSAR from the coding sequence ATGTCTGACACGACCCCGATCACGCCGTACCTGACCGTTCCCGAGGTGGCAGAAGCTCTGAGCTGCTCACCGGACACGGTGCGCAGATTGATCGCGCGAGGAGAGATGCGCGCGGTCCGGTTCGGCCGACTCATCCGCGTCGCGACCGGCGAGGTCGCACGAGCCGGGCGGCCTGTCAGCAGACTGAGCAGAAGCTGGGACGCCGCGATACCGGCTTCGAAGGATCGCGCTCCCTCCGGTCGCCGCCCTGGCGAGACGTGGCAGCAGTGGTCCACCCGTCGGTCGGCGCGCTGA
- a CDS encoding tyrosine-type recombinase/integrase translates to MDGVIHSLGVYDTLTDARAALTLARAEEVRGTFVPPAQARAERRAMIEQAERDAVTLAQWAEEWLEHLDEKGGAESSIVTHRSVLRAHVLPVLGDAPLIDIAPVDIDELIAGVRALPSKRNPKAKANGVAPNVLRTLRACLNVAVKRGLLSVSPVRAEAPARRVRPADPDGDVATPEEVAAMAEAMPAHLRIAIPLASWCSLRLGEVLGLQRGDLQHLDDPDRAVLQVRRQVNSKAPGAPLTPPKAESVRSIAIPSFMLNDLLEHLEAHVGGERDVPVLTHPKRKRERVSQTTFDRHWRAARAAAGRPTFRFHDLRHTGLTMYAQQGATLAELLHRGGHTDVSVALRYQHATAERDRALTKRLAAALG, encoded by the coding sequence GTGGATGGAGTGATCCACTCGCTCGGCGTCTACGACACCCTCACGGATGCTCGCGCCGCGCTCACGCTCGCGCGGGCCGAGGAGGTGCGCGGCACATTTGTCCCGCCGGCGCAGGCGCGTGCGGAGCGGCGCGCGATGATCGAGCAGGCTGAGCGCGACGCGGTGACGCTCGCACAGTGGGCCGAGGAGTGGCTGGAGCATCTGGACGAGAAGGGTGGTGCGGAGTCCTCGATCGTCACGCATCGGTCGGTGCTCCGGGCGCACGTGCTGCCGGTGCTCGGTGACGCGCCGCTGATCGACATCGCGCCCGTCGACATCGATGAGCTGATCGCTGGGGTGCGGGCACTTCCGTCCAAGCGGAACCCGAAGGCGAAGGCCAACGGGGTGGCGCCGAACGTGCTGCGGACGCTGCGCGCGTGTCTGAATGTCGCGGTCAAGCGGGGGCTGCTCAGTGTGTCGCCGGTGCGGGCGGAGGCACCGGCCCGCCGGGTGCGCCCAGCCGATCCTGACGGGGACGTCGCGACGCCTGAGGAGGTGGCCGCGATGGCGGAGGCAATGCCGGCTCACTTGCGGATCGCGATCCCGCTGGCGTCCTGGTGCTCACTACGGCTGGGGGAGGTGCTGGGGCTGCAGCGGGGCGACCTGCAGCACCTGGACGATCCTGATCGCGCGGTGCTGCAGGTGCGGCGGCAGGTGAACTCGAAGGCGCCGGGTGCACCGCTGACGCCTCCCAAGGCGGAGAGCGTGCGGAGCATCGCGATCCCGTCGTTCATGCTCAATGACTTGCTGGAGCATCTCGAGGCTCACGTCGGCGGTGAGCGTGATGTGCCGGTGCTGACCCACCCCAAGCGGAAGCGAGAGCGAGTGTCACAGACGACGTTCGACCGTCACTGGCGTGCGGCGCGGGCTGCGGCCGGGCGGCCGACGTTCCGGTTCCACGATCTGCGCCACACCGGCCTGACGATGTATGCCCAGCAGGGCGCCACGCTCGCCGAGCTCCTCCACCGCGGCGGCCACACCGATGTCTCCGTCGCCCTCCGCTACCAGCACGCGACGGCGGAGCGCGACCGCGCACTGACGAAGCGGCTGGCAGCGGCTCTGGGATGA
- a CDS encoding nucleotidyl transferase AbiEii/AbiGii toxin family protein, with protein sequence MYVVERWLARLARSPYVEDFVLKGGMLLASFGTRRPTVDADALARNMAADADAVAERVAEIAALPDRDDGVEFDTSSTATAPIREGALYSGVRVTMVARLATAAVKLRLDINFGDPVTPAPRLVELPALRPGGDPIRVLGYPVETVLAEKLVTAIDLGIANTRVRDFADVYVLTGTQTVESVAFREALEATAGFRGVSLRPLHDAAQGLAALRASTYQAYRRGLGASATDLPESFQETVSAAVAFVDPVVGGLGDRAVWSPSRRQWAP encoded by the coding sequence ATGTACGTCGTCGAAAGGTGGCTTGCGCGTCTCGCTCGTTCGCCGTATGTCGAGGACTTCGTACTGAAAGGCGGGATGCTGCTGGCCTCGTTCGGAACCCGACGCCCGACCGTGGATGCCGACGCGCTTGCCCGGAACATGGCCGCCGACGCCGATGCGGTCGCTGAGCGAGTTGCCGAGATAGCAGCGCTTCCCGATCGGGACGACGGCGTCGAGTTCGACACCAGCAGTACCGCTACGGCTCCGATCCGTGAGGGAGCGCTCTACTCAGGAGTGCGGGTCACCATGGTTGCCCGACTTGCGACTGCTGCGGTCAAGCTCCGGCTCGATATCAACTTCGGTGATCCAGTGACACCGGCTCCGCGACTTGTCGAACTGCCCGCGCTTCGGCCCGGTGGTGATCCGATCCGAGTCTTGGGCTATCCAGTTGAGACCGTGCTGGCCGAGAAGCTCGTCACAGCTATCGACCTGGGTATCGCCAACACACGAGTGCGGGACTTCGCTGACGTCTACGTTCTGACTGGGACCCAAACGGTCGAGAGCGTCGCATTTCGTGAAGCGCTCGAGGCTACGGCGGGGTTCCGCGGCGTCAGCCTGCGGCCACTGCACGACGCAGCACAGGGCCTGGCCGCTCTGCGTGCCTCCACGTACCAGGCTTACCGGCGCGGTCTCGGCGCCTCGGCGACGGACCTGCCTGAGTCGTTCCAGGAGACCGTCAGTGCGGCCGTTGCTTTCGTGGACCCGGTCGTCGGAGGACTGGGCGACCGTGCCGTCTGGAGTCCGTCGAGGCGTCAATGGGCTCCGTGA